The following are encoded in a window of Pyxidicoccus trucidator genomic DNA:
- a CDS encoding GFA family protein, giving the protein MTRTTQLGCVCGQVNLEVEGAPIVSAECYCNSCRAAGARIQTLPAAPPFLDTNGGTRFVLYRKDRVRFLEGTDDLKELRLTPEAKTRRVVATCCNTPVFLEFSNGHWLSLYGCLWSVGTLPPLELRTMTSDLPAGSVLPDDVPNGKRQSVSFFVKLLGAWIAMGFRSPKLAFVKGELRV; this is encoded by the coding sequence ATGACACGGACCACTCAACTCGGCTGCGTTTGCGGGCAGGTCAATCTCGAGGTGGAGGGAGCGCCGATTGTCAGCGCCGAGTGCTATTGCAATAGCTGCCGTGCGGCCGGCGCCAGGATACAGACTCTTCCCGCGGCCCCGCCGTTTCTGGACACAAACGGCGGGACGCGCTTCGTTCTCTACCGCAAGGACCGCGTCCGCTTCCTCGAGGGCACCGACGACCTCAAGGAGCTCCGCCTCACGCCCGAGGCGAAGACCCGCCGGGTCGTCGCCACCTGTTGCAACACGCCGGTCTTCCTTGAGTTCAGCAACGGCCACTGGCTCAGTCTCTATGGCTGCCTTTGGTCGGTGGGAACGCTGCCCCCGCTCGAACTGCGGACGATGACAAGTGACCTTCCGGCCGGCTCGGTGCTTCCCGATGACGTCCCGAACGGCAAGCGGCAGTCGGTCTCATTCTTCGTCAAGCTCCTCGGCGCGTGGATTGCGATGGGGTTCCGAAGTCCGAAGCTCGCCTTCGTCAAGGGGGAGCTCCGTGTCTGA